One genomic segment of Aquamicrobium lusatiense includes these proteins:
- the trbJ gene encoding P-type conjugative transfer protein TrbJ, giving the protein MTLCRSRAARFALALLATPAAFAPILTTPAHALIVYDPTNYAQNLLSATRALTQINNQITSLQNEATMLINQARNLASLPYSSIQQLQQSVQRTQQLLGEAQRIAYNVQNIDQAFRTTYGNASMSASDQQLVTDARERWQNTVGGLQDAMRVQAGVVGNIDTNRAEMSALVGQSQGATGALQATQAGNQLLALQAQQLADLTAVVSANGRAQALVDAERSAAAEQGREQRRRFLTPGAGYQAGNARMFPSSGN; this is encoded by the coding sequence ATGACACTGTGCCGTTCCCGCGCAGCGCGGTTCGCCCTTGCGCTGCTTGCCACTCCCGCAGCGTTTGCTCCGATCCTGACGACACCGGCGCATGCCCTCATCGTCTACGATCCCACCAACTACGCCCAGAACCTGCTATCGGCGACCCGCGCGCTGACGCAGATCAACAATCAGATCACCTCGCTCCAAAACGAAGCGACGATGCTGATCAACCAGGCCCGCAACCTCGCGAGCCTGCCTTATTCCTCCATCCAGCAATTGCAGCAGTCCGTTCAACGGACCCAGCAACTGCTCGGCGAAGCCCAGCGTATCGCCTACAATGTGCAGAACATCGACCAGGCGTTTCGCACCACCTACGGCAACGCCTCGATGTCGGCCTCCGACCAGCAACTCGTCACCGACGCGCGCGAGCGCTGGCAGAACACCGTCGGCGGCCTGCAGGATGCCATGCGCGTCCAGGCTGGGGTGGTCGGCAATATCGACACCAACCGGGCTGAGATGTCGGCTCTGGTCGGTCAGAGCCAAGGCGCCACCGGCGCGCTTCAGGCGACACAAGCCGGCAATCAGCTTCTCGCTTTGCAGGCCCAGCAGCTCGCCGATCTCACCGCCGTCGTCTCCGCCAACGGTCGCGCCCAGGCGCTTGTCGACGCCGAGCGATCCGCCGCCGCCGAACAGGGCCGTGAACAGCGCCGTCGTTTCCTGACCCCAGGTGCGGGCTACCAGGCGGGCAACGCACGGATGTTCCCGTCCAGCGGCAACTGA
- the trbE gene encoding conjugal transfer protein TrbE, which produces MMNLAEYRRTSTRLADFLPWAALVAPGVVLNKDGSFQRSARFRGPDLDSAVQAELVAVAGRLNSAFRRLGSGWSIFVEAQRHAVGAYPASRFPDPASAMVDAERKAGFEEDAVHYESSYVLTFTFLPPAEDAARAESWLYEGKAERGVDAWEALRGFVDRTDRTLQLVEAFMPECGWLDDVETLTYLHSTVSTKRHRVRVPETPMYLDALVSDQPLTGGLEPRLGDANLRILTIVGFPTATTPGILDELNRLAFPYRWATRAILLDKTDATKLLTRIRRQWFAKRKSVAAILKEVMTNEASALVDTDAANKAADADLALQELGADYAGQAYVTATIAVWDNDPRIAAEKLRLVEKVIQGRDFTAMPETINAADAWLGSLPGHVYANVRQPPISTLNLAHMIPLSAVWAGPERDEHFGAPPLLYGKTEGSTPFRFSIHVGDVGHTLVVGPTGAGKSVLLALMALQFRRYAAAQVFAFDFGGSIRAAAIAMGGDWHDLGGGLTEGSADSVALQPLSRIDEAAERAWAADWIVAILMRENIQITPEVKELIWTALSSLASAPVPERTVTGLSVLLQSNDLKQALRPYCVGGPYGRLLDAESEHLGVATVQAFETEGLIGTAAAPAVLSYLFHRIEDRLNGEPTLIIVDEGWLALDDEGFAGQLREWLKTLRKKNASVVFATQSLSDIDGSAIAPAIIESCQTRLLLPNERAIEPQITAIYRRFGLNDRQIEILARAMPKRDYYCQSRRGNRLFELGLADVALALCAASSKTDQAAIDRIVAEHGREGFFAAWLRHRGVDWAADLIPNLTNLESSS; this is translated from the coding sequence ATGATGAATCTCGCCGAATATCGTCGCACCTCGACCCGCCTCGCGGATTTCCTACCCTGGGCGGCGCTTGTCGCACCCGGCGTCGTCCTTAACAAGGACGGCAGCTTCCAGCGCAGCGCGCGATTTCGCGGTCCCGATCTTGATTCCGCCGTGCAGGCCGAACTGGTCGCCGTCGCCGGTCGGCTCAACAGCGCCTTCCGTCGTCTCGGCTCGGGTTGGTCCATCTTTGTCGAGGCGCAGCGTCATGCGGTCGGCGCCTATCCCGCGAGCCGCTTCCCCGATCCCGCTTCAGCCATGGTCGACGCCGAACGAAAAGCTGGCTTCGAGGAGGACGCCGTCCACTACGAGTCGAGCTACGTCCTGACCTTCACCTTTCTCCCGCCCGCCGAAGACGCCGCGCGCGCCGAAAGCTGGCTCTATGAAGGCAAGGCCGAACGCGGTGTCGATGCCTGGGAAGCGTTGCGTGGTTTCGTCGACCGCACCGACCGCACCCTGCAACTCGTCGAAGCCTTCATGCCGGAATGCGGCTGGCTCGATGATGTCGAGACGCTGACCTATCTCCACTCGACCGTCTCGACGAAGCGCCATCGCGTGCGCGTTCCCGAAACGCCGATGTATCTCGACGCGCTGGTCTCCGATCAGCCGCTCACCGGCGGGCTGGAACCGCGCCTAGGCGATGCGAACCTGCGTATTCTGACCATCGTCGGTTTCCCGACCGCGACCACACCCGGGATCCTCGACGAGCTGAACCGGCTGGCCTTCCCCTATCGCTGGGCCACGCGGGCGATCCTGCTCGACAAGACAGACGCAACGAAGCTCCTGACCAGAATCCGTCGGCAATGGTTCGCCAAGCGAAAGTCGGTCGCCGCCATCCTCAAGGAGGTGATGACCAACGAGGCGAGCGCGCTCGTCGATACCGACGCCGCCAACAAGGCGGCCGACGCAGACTTGGCGTTGCAGGAGCTCGGCGCCGACTATGCCGGGCAAGCCTATGTCACCGCGACGATCGCCGTTTGGGATAACGATCCCCGCATTGCGGCGGAGAAGCTCCGCCTTGTCGAGAAGGTGATCCAGGGCCGCGACTTCACCGCCATGCCCGAGACGATCAATGCGGCAGATGCCTGGCTCGGCTCGCTGCCCGGGCACGTCTACGCCAATGTGCGTCAGCCGCCGATCTCGACGCTCAACCTTGCCCACATGATCCCGCTTTCGGCTGTGTGGGCGGGACCGGAACGGGATGAGCACTTCGGTGCGCCCCCCTTGCTGTACGGCAAGACCGAAGGATCCACTCCGTTCCGGTTTTCCATCCATGTCGGCGACGTCGGCCACACGCTGGTGGTTGGCCCGACCGGCGCGGGCAAGTCCGTGCTGTTGGCGCTCATGGCGCTGCAATTCCGCCGCTACGCCGCGGCGCAGGTCTTCGCCTTCGACTTCGGCGGCTCGATACGCGCCGCCGCCATCGCCATGGGTGGCGACTGGCACGATCTCGGTGGCGGCCTGACCGAGGGCTCTGCGGATAGCGTCGCGCTGCAACCGCTATCTCGGATCGACGAGGCGGCCGAACGTGCCTGGGCCGCCGACTGGATCGTCGCGATCCTGATGCGCGAGAACATCCAGATCACACCCGAGGTCAAGGAACTGATCTGGACTGCGCTGTCATCGCTAGCCAGCGCACCCGTTCCCGAGCGCACCGTGACGGGCCTTTCGGTGCTGTTGCAATCGAACGACCTGAAGCAGGCGCTGCGGCCATATTGCGTCGGCGGACCCTATGGCCGGCTGCTCGATGCCGAAAGCGAGCATCTCGGCGTCGCCACCGTCCAGGCCTTCGAAACCGAAGGCTTGATCGGGACGGCCGCCGCGCCCGCCGTGCTCTCTTATCTCTTCCATCGCATCGAGGACCGCCTGAACGGCGAGCCCACTCTGATCATCGTCGACGAAGGCTGGCTCGCCCTCGACGACGAGGGCTTTGCAGGCCAGCTCCGCGAATGGCTGAAGACGCTGCGCAAGAAGAACGCCAGCGTCGTCTTCGCCACCCAGTCGCTCTCCGACATCGATGGCTCGGCGATCGCACCCGCCATCATCGAGAGCTGCCAGACGCGGCTGCTGCTGCCGAACGAGCGGGCAATCGAACCGCAGATCACCGCGATCTACCGCCGCTTCGGATTGAACGACCGGCAGATCGAGATCCTCGCCAGGGCCATGCCAAAGCGGGATTATTACTGCCAGAGCCGCCGCGGCAACCGGCTGTTCGAACTGGGCCTCGCCGACGTGGCGCTCGCGCTCTGCGCCGCATCCTCCAAGACTGATCAGGCCGCGATCGACCGCATCGTCGCCGAGCACGGCCGCGAGGGCTTCTTCGCGGCGTGGCTACGCCATCGCGGCGTCGACTGGGCGGCTGACCTCATTCCCAACCTCACCAACCTGGAGTCATCATCATGA
- a CDS encoding VirB3 family type IV secretion system protein, translating into MAGLTENGGDVPGYSVPVHRALTEHILLGGAPRSIAILNGTLAAALGLGLRLWLVGIGLWAIGHFAAVWAAKRDPQFVDVGRRHLRIPGHLNV; encoded by the coding sequence ATGGCGGGCCTAACCGAGAACGGCGGCGATGTGCCCGGCTACAGCGTCCCGGTTCACCGGGCCTTGACCGAGCACATCCTGCTCGGCGGTGCGCCGCGCTCGATCGCCATCCTCAACGGCACGCTCGCCGCCGCTCTCGGTCTCGGCCTTCGCCTCTGGCTGGTCGGCATCGGCCTCTGGGCGATCGGCCATTTCGCCGCCGTCTGGGCGGCCAAGCGCGACCCGCAATTTGTCGACGTCGGTCGCCGGCACCTCCGCATCCCCGGCCACCTGAACGTTTGA
- a CDS encoding TrbC/VirB2 family protein: MIRRALHFRRHVATAASVLFTSILLAPAAHASGSSMPWEAPLQSILESIEGPVAKIIAVIIIIVTGLTLAFGDTNGGFRRLIQIVFGLSIAFAASSFFLSFFSFGGGALV; the protein is encoded by the coding sequence ATGATCCGCCGTGCCCTGCATTTCCGCCGTCATGTCGCAACCGCCGCATCCGTCCTCTTCACCAGCATCCTGCTGGCGCCGGCCGCTCACGCTTCCGGCTCCTCCATGCCTTGGGAAGCGCCGCTGCAATCGATCCTAGAATCCATCGAAGGCCCGGTCGCTAAGATCATCGCGGTCATCATCATCATCGTCACCGGTCTGACGCTCGCGTTCGGCGACACCAATGGCGGCTTCCGCCGTCTGATCCAGATAGTCTTCGGCCTGTCGATCGCGTTTGCCGCATCGAGCTTCTTCCTGTCGTTCTTCTCGTTCGGCGGCGGAGCGCTCGTCTGA
- the trbB gene encoding P-type conjugative transfer ATPase TrbB has product MLRTALGPAIAGFLADASVVEVMLNPDGRLWIDRLSEGLSDTGERLSAADGERIVRLVAHHVGAEVHASNPRVSAELPETGERFEGLLPPVVAAPAFAIRKPAVAVFTLQDYVAAGTMTAGQADILRKAVAERSNILVAGGTSTGKTTLTNALLAEVSKTSDRVVLIEDTRELQCAAPNLVAMRTKDGVATLSDLVRSSLRLRPDRIPIGEVRGAEALDLLKAWGTGHPGGIGTIHAGSALGALRRLEQLIQEAVITVPRALIAETIDVVAVLSGRGSTRRLAELGRVEGLGPDGDYRVRPATQAQPPEGESA; this is encoded by the coding sequence ATGCTGCGCACCGCGCTCGGCCCCGCCATAGCCGGATTTCTGGCAGACGCCAGCGTCGTCGAGGTGATGCTCAATCCCGACGGCCGTCTCTGGATCGACCGTCTGTCGGAAGGCTTGTCGGACACAGGCGAGCGCCTTTCAGCAGCCGATGGCGAGCGCATCGTGCGCCTCGTCGCCCACCATGTCGGCGCCGAGGTTCATGCCAGCAATCCCCGCGTTTCGGCGGAACTGCCGGAAACGGGAGAGCGGTTCGAGGGTCTGCTGCCGCCCGTCGTGGCAGCGCCTGCCTTCGCGATCCGCAAGCCCGCCGTCGCCGTCTTCACGCTGCAGGACTATGTCGCCGCCGGCACCATGACGGCCGGGCAGGCCGATATCCTGCGCAAGGCTGTCGCAGAGCGCAGCAACATCCTCGTGGCCGGTGGCACCTCGACCGGCAAGACGACGCTGACCAACGCATTGCTCGCCGAGGTGTCGAAGACGTCCGACCGCGTGGTGCTGATCGAAGATACCCGCGAGTTGCAATGCGCAGCACCCAACCTGGTCGCCATGCGGACCAAGGACGGCGTCGCGACACTCTCCGATCTCGTCCGCTCATCTCTGCGGCTGCGGCCAGATCGCATCCCGATCGGCGAGGTGCGCGGCGCCGAGGCGCTCGACTTGCTGAAGGCTTGGGGCACCGGCCACCCCGGCGGGATCGGCACGATCCACGCCGGCAGCGCGCTCGGCGCACTGCGCCGCCTCGAACAGCTCATCCAGGAAGCCGTCATCACCGTCCCACGCGCATTGATCGCGGAGACGATCGACGTCGTCGCGGTCCTCTCGGGCCGCGGCTCGACGCGGCGCCTGGCCGAACTTGGTCGCGTCGAAGGGCTCGGCCCCGACGGCGACTACCGCGTCCGCCCCGCAACCCAAGCCCAGCCCCCCGAAGGAGAATCTGCATGA
- a CDS encoding ribbon-helix-helix protein, CopG family has product MANPSKKQRLSVYLEPEVMKALAAYAARRDQSRSLIAEAAIASFLSPDAAERQEATTTKRLDQLDRRMTRMERDLGISVEMLAVFVRFWLTTNPPLPEPAQVAARAQAGERYDAFVAALGRRLAKGPKLRQEISEDIDPARDAQ; this is encoded by the coding sequence ATGGCAAATCCATCGAAAAAGCAACGCCTGTCGGTCTATCTCGAACCCGAGGTGATGAAGGCGCTCGCTGCCTATGCTGCCCGCCGTGACCAATCGCGCTCGCTCATCGCCGAGGCGGCAATCGCCTCCTTCCTGTCGCCCGACGCAGCCGAGCGGCAGGAAGCAACGACCACGAAACGCCTCGACCAGCTTGATCGGCGCATGACACGGATGGAGCGTGATCTGGGAATATCCGTCGAGATGCTCGCCGTGTTCGTGCGCTTCTGGCTGACCACCAATCCGCCGTTGCCCGAACCGGCGCAAGTGGCGGCCCGAGCCCAGGCCGGAGAGCGCTACGACGCCTTCGTCGCAGCGCTGGGGCGCAGGCTCGCCAAGGGGCCGAAGCTGCGGCAGGAGATTTCGGAGGACATCGATCCCGCGCGCGACGCGCAATAA
- a CDS encoding conjugal transfer protein TraG: MSATKILWGQIITVFAIVIFTTWAATQWTAYKLGFQAQLGPPWFMLGDWPIYYPWSFFPWWYFYDAYVPPIFVEGAYIAASGGFISIAVAIGMSVWRAREAKNAETFGSARWAQDDEVRGASLLGEDGVVLGKYDRAYLRHDGPEHVLCFAPTRSGKGVGLVVPSLLTWPGSAIVHDIKGENWTLTAGFRARHGRVLLFDPTNVKSAAYNPLLEVRRGEWEVRDVQNIADILVDPEGSLEKRNHWEKTSHALLVGAILHVLYAEEDKTLAGVAAFLSDPKRPIESTLAAMMKTAHLGDAGPHPVIASAARELLNKSDNERSGVLSTAMSFLGLYRDPVVAEVTRRCDWRIADIVGAKLPTSLYLVVPPSDIARTKPLIRLILNQIGRRLTEDLNAKGNRHRLLLMLDEFPALGRLDFFESALAFMAGYGLKAFLIAQSLNQIEKAYGPNNSILDNCHVRVSFATNDERTAKRVSDALGTATEMRAMRNYAGHRLSPWLGHLMVSRSETARPLLTPGEIMQLPPADEIVMVAGTAPIRAKKARYYEDRRFMDRIMAPPALTRPTRPGADDWSGRPLPARPSSTMPVSGTEAADDGDEDPTGSERRHQPELERAAPVEKKAPIENEFEIGLDDDADDDAARISRTNQVMQGLARQVSLDPNDGMDL, translated from the coding sequence ATGTCCGCCACCAAGATTCTCTGGGGCCAGATCATCACCGTCTTCGCCATCGTCATATTCACGACCTGGGCGGCGACGCAATGGACGGCGTACAAGCTCGGCTTCCAGGCCCAACTCGGTCCGCCCTGGTTCATGCTCGGTGACTGGCCGATCTATTATCCGTGGTCCTTCTTCCCCTGGTGGTATTTCTACGACGCCTATGTGCCGCCGATCTTCGTCGAGGGCGCCTATATCGCCGCGTCCGGCGGCTTCATCTCGATCGCCGTCGCCATCGGCATGTCGGTGTGGCGGGCCCGTGAAGCGAAGAACGCCGAGACCTTCGGCTCGGCGCGCTGGGCACAGGATGATGAAGTGCGCGGCGCCAGTCTGCTCGGCGAAGATGGCGTGGTCCTCGGTAAGTACGACAGGGCTTACCTGCGCCACGATGGTCCCGAGCATGTGCTGTGCTTCGCGCCGACCCGCTCCGGCAAGGGCGTCGGCCTGGTCGTGCCGTCACTGCTGACCTGGCCGGGTTCGGCGATCGTTCATGACATCAAGGGTGAGAATTGGACGCTGACCGCCGGCTTCCGTGCCCGCCACGGCCGCGTGCTGCTCTTTGATCCGACCAATGTGAAGTCAGCCGCCTACAATCCGTTGCTTGAGGTGCGCCGCGGCGAGTGGGAGGTCCGCGACGTTCAGAACATCGCCGACATCCTGGTCGATCCGGAAGGCTCGTTAGAGAAGCGAAACCACTGGGAGAAGACAAGCCACGCGCTCCTGGTCGGTGCGATCCTGCATGTGCTCTACGCCGAGGAGGACAAGACGCTCGCCGGCGTCGCCGCCTTCCTCTCCGATCCGAAGCGGCCGATCGAATCCACGTTGGCGGCAATGATGAAGACCGCCCATCTCGGCGATGCCGGACCGCATCCGGTGATCGCCTCGGCCGCGCGCGAGCTGCTCAACAAATCCGACAACGAGCGTTCAGGCGTTCTCTCGACCGCCATGTCGTTCCTCGGCCTCTATCGCGATCCCGTCGTCGCCGAGGTGACGCGGCGCTGCGACTGGCGCATCGCCGACATCGTCGGGGCCAAATTGCCGACCAGCCTCTATCTCGTTGTGCCGCCCAGCGACATCGCGCGCACCAAGCCGCTCATCCGGTTGATCCTCAACCAGATCGGCCGACGCCTGACCGAGGATCTCAACGCCAAGGGCAATCGGCATCGGCTGCTGCTCATGCTCGACGAGTTCCCGGCGCTCGGCCGGCTGGACTTCTTCGAATCCGCGCTCGCCTTCATGGCGGGCTACGGCCTGAAGGCGTTTCTGATCGCGCAGTCGCTGAACCAGATCGAGAAGGCCTATGGACCGAACAATTCAATCCTCGACAATTGCCACGTTCGGGTGAGCTTCGCGACCAACGATGAGCGGACCGCCAAGCGCGTCTCTGATGCACTCGGCACCGCGACCGAGATGCGCGCCATGCGCAACTATGCCGGTCACCGGCTCTCACCCTGGCTTGGTCACCTGATGGTGTCGCGCTCGGAAACGGCCCGCCCGCTGCTCACGCCGGGTGAGATCATGCAGCTCCCGCCCGCCGACGAAATCGTCATGGTGGCGGGCACAGCGCCGATCCGCGCCAAGAAGGCCCGCTATTATGAGGATCGACGTTTCATGGATCGGATCATGGCGCCGCCGGCACTCACCCGACCGACGAGACCGGGCGCGGACGACTGGAGCGGGCGACCGCTTCCGGCGCGGCCTTCCAGCACCATGCCCGTCAGCGGGACCGAAGCGGCAGATGACGGCGACGAAGATCCAACCGGATCGGAACGGCGCCACCAGCCTGAGCTGGAGCGGGCCGCTCCCGTCGAGAAGAAAGCGCCGATCGAGAACGAGTTCGAGATCGGCCTCGACGACGACGCCGATGACGACGCAGCCCGGATCAGCCGTACCAACCAGGTCATGCAGGGCTTGGCCCGCCAGGTCTCGCTTGACCCGAATGACGGCATGGACCTGTGA
- a CDS encoding relaxase/mobilization nuclease domain-containing protein produces MTDDNEFRIRPGPIRSTSAQRVRPFIAQALAATQRAGGTVSRQGKIGSGGRSRFGRGQRASIQANRLITARSRGAVIKARVVHHGGRSAPLSTHLNYLRRDGVTRDGEKARLFGPGGDDVDARDFAERSEDDRHHFRFIVSPDDATAMSDLKGFARELVGQMEKDLGTKLEWVAVDHWNTEHPHVHLIVRGVRDDGENLVISRDYIKDGMRDRARELITQELGPRADQEIRRTLERQIDADRWTNLDRQLARDAYRTGVIDLAPHADRQPDEFHALKVGRLRKLEGLGLADEIGPGQWTISDKAEATLRELGERGDIIKRIHHGLIERGIERGAAGYVLASESLNEPVIGRLVARGLDDELKGTAFAVVDGVDGRTHHIKLPDLDAAGDSAPGSIVELRKFDDARGQRRVAIAVRSDLDIERQVTATGATWLDRQNIAREPVALGGGFGTEVRDAMDRRADHLVGQGLAERQKRGISFQPGLVDTLRRRELDAVAERIITETGRPQVKPESGEYVTGIYQRRLTLATGRFAMIDDGLGFSLVPWTPSIEKQLGRHVSGVARNDGGVDWSFGRKRGLGL; encoded by the coding sequence ATGACCGACGACAACGAATTCCGTATCCGGCCAGGCCCCATCCGCTCGACCAGCGCACAGCGGGTACGACCCTTCATCGCCCAGGCGCTTGCCGCCACCCAGCGCGCCGGCGGCACCGTTTCCCGGCAAGGGAAGATCGGGTCAGGCGGGCGGTCCCGGTTCGGGCGCGGCCAGCGCGCCTCGATCCAGGCGAACCGACTCATCACCGCGCGCTCACGCGGCGCGGTCATCAAGGCGCGCGTCGTTCATCATGGCGGCCGGTCCGCGCCGCTCTCGACACATCTCAATTATCTGCGCCGCGATGGCGTCACCCGAGACGGGGAGAAGGCCCGGCTGTTCGGCCCCGGAGGCGATGATGTCGATGCCAGGGATTTCGCCGAACGGTCCGAGGATGACCGTCACCATTTCCGCTTCATCGTCTCGCCGGACGACGCGACGGCGATGTCCGACCTCAAGGGCTTCGCCCGCGAGCTGGTCGGCCAGATGGAGAAGGACCTCGGGACAAAGCTCGAATGGGTCGCCGTCGATCACTGGAACACCGAGCATCCGCATGTCCACCTCATCGTGCGCGGCGTGCGCGATGACGGCGAGAACTTGGTCATCTCGCGCGACTATATAAAAGACGGCATGCGTGATCGGGCGCGCGAGTTGATCACCCAGGAGCTAGGCCCGCGCGCCGATCAGGAAATCCGCCGCACGCTGGAACGCCAGATCGACGCCGATCGCTGGACCAACCTCGATCGCCAGCTCGCTCGCGACGCCTATCGCACCGGCGTTATCGATCTCGCCCCGCATGCCGATCGGCAGCCGGACGAATTCCATGCGCTCAAGGTCGGGCGCCTGCGCAAGCTGGAAGGTCTCGGTCTCGCCGACGAGATCGGCCCCGGTCAGTGGACGATCTCGGACAAGGCCGAGGCGACGCTACGCGAACTCGGCGAGCGTGGTGACATCATCAAGCGTATCCATCACGGCCTGATCGAACGTGGCATCGAGCGCGGTGCGGCAGGTTATGTGTTGGCGTCCGAGAGCCTCAACGAACCGGTCATCGGTCGCCTGGTCGCCCGCGGCCTCGACGACGAGCTGAAGGGCACTGCCTTCGCCGTCGTGGATGGCGTCGACGGTCGCACCCATCATATCAAGCTGCCCGATCTCGACGCGGCCGGCGACAGCGCGCCGGGCTCGATCGTCGAGCTTCGGAAATTCGATGACGCGCGCGGCCAGCGCCGTGTCGCCATCGCCGTACGCTCCGACCTCGACATTGAACGGCAGGTCACCGCCACCGGTGCCACCTGGCTCGACCGGCAGAACATCGCACGCGAGCCAGTTGCCCTCGGCGGCGGCTTCGGCACGGAGGTGCGCGATGCCATGGACCGGCGTGCCGATCATCTGGTCGGCCAGGGGCTCGCTGAACGTCAAAAGCGCGGCATCAGCTTCCAGCCCGGTCTGGTCGACACGCTGCGGCGGCGCGAACTGGACGCCGTCGCCGAACGCATCATCACCGAGACAGGGCGACCGCAGGTCAAGCCGGAGTCCGGCGAATATGTCACCGGCATCTACCAGAGACGCCTCACGCTCGCGACCGGTCGCTTCGCCATGATCGATGACGGCCTCGGCTTCAGCCTCGTGCCCTGGACCCCATCGATCGAAAAGCAGCTTGGCCGGCATGTCTCGGGCGTCGCCCGCAATGATGGCGGTGTCGACTGGAGCTTCGGCCGCAAGCGAGGGCTCGGCCTGTGA
- a CDS encoding lytic transglycosylase domain-containing protein, giving the protein MPARRHRAVVGRFPTVRHTAFLLLSGLFTGMSWTVPAVAQDASVERASPSDPYAGHIANAARRFGIPEAWIRAVMRVESRGDARAISPKGAMGLMQIMPATWGDLRARQGLGGDPYDPRDNIMAGAAYLREMHDRYGSPGFLAVYNAGPGRYEEYRATGRPLPAETRAYVAALAPIIGGGNPTAPVTVATADPLAWTRAPLFIVHLDGNTGADQRQSDDAPATRSAQETARDPVLPAPRSGGLFVARTDTAGPR; this is encoded by the coding sequence ATGCCGGCCCGACGCCATCGCGCTGTCGTCGGACGGTTTCCCACCGTCCGCCACACAGCCTTCCTCCTCCTTTCCGGCCTGTTTACCGGCATGTCGTGGACCGTCCCGGCCGTCGCACAGGACGCATCGGTGGAGCGCGCATCACCTAGCGATCCCTATGCCGGGCATATCGCCAACGCAGCGCGCCGGTTCGGCATTCCGGAGGCGTGGATTCGGGCCGTCATGCGCGTCGAAAGCCGCGGTGATGCGCGCGCGATCTCACCCAAGGGCGCGATGGGGCTGATGCAGATCATGCCAGCGACGTGGGGGGATTTGCGCGCTCGACAGGGTCTCGGCGGCGATCCCTACGACCCACGCGACAACATCATGGCGGGCGCTGCGTACCTGCGCGAGATGCACGATCGCTACGGCTCGCCGGGTTTTCTGGCGGTCTACAATGCCGGTCCCGGCCGCTACGAGGAATATCGCGCGACCGGTCGCCCATTGCCCGCCGAAACGCGCGCCTATGTTGCTGCGCTCGCACCGATCATTGGCGGCGGCAATCCGACTGCCCCCGTCACGGTGGCGACCGCCGATCCGCTCGCCTGGACCCGTGCGCCGCTCTTCATCGTGCATCTCGACGGCAACACGGGTGCAGATCAGCGACAGAGCGACGATGCTCCGGCTACACGATCCGCGCAGGAAACCGCGCGCGATCCGGTCCTGCCTGCACCGCGATCGGGCGGCCTATTCGTGGCGCGAACCGATACTGCGGGGCCGCGATGA
- a CDS encoding DUF736 domain-containing protein, which translates to MSLIGQFTRDDGGFIGHLETLLLHQDIIIIPAEPSDAENAPDFRVHVFDSINNEARAELGAGWKRTGEKAGEYVALQLDDPCFPQPIRANLFQSADDKSAWGLHWNRPPKRGERD; encoded by the coding sequence ATGTCCCTGATCGGTCAGTTTACCCGCGACGATGGCGGCTTCATCGGCCACTTGGAAACACTCCTGCTGCACCAGGACATCATCATCATTCCGGCCGAGCCGTCCGATGCCGAGAATGCGCCGGATTTCCGCGTGCACGTCTTCGACAGTATAAACAACGAAGCCCGAGCCGAACTCGGCGCGGGTTGGAAGCGCACCGGCGAGAAGGCCGGAGAGTACGTCGCGCTCCAGCTTGATGATCCGTGCTTTCCGCAGCCGATCCGCGCTAACCTGTTTCAGTCGGCCGACGATAAATCGGCGTGGGGCCTGCACTGGAACCGTCCCCCCAAGCGCGGCGAGCGGGACTGA